The DNA sequence tgtgtttgtctctttatctctctctctccctcacacccacacacacccacacccacacccacacccacacccacccacccagcgtATATCCAGGTGTGTCGGGGCCTGATGATTGCGTCTGTGTGCCTGGGGTTCTTTGGAGCCACCCTGGCCCTGATGGGAATGAAGTGTACCAGGATCGGAGGCTCAGAGAGCACCAAGGCCAGACTAACAGGCCTCTCAGGCCTTCACTTCATACTCAATGGTGAATATTCATTATATTGTGTGCTTGTTGAACTCCTCCTTGCTAtttagaccagagctgagtcctctctgttttctctgcagGGCTTTGCTCCTTGACTGCATGCTCCCTGTACGCACACAGGATCACATCAGAGTTCTTTGACCCACTCTTTTTTGCTCAAAAGTAAGTGTTCAGCTTAACTGTGCTACTTAATGTCCTACTGCACTGCATGTAGACAAATGAAATGCAGTGAGCACATGTATTTACTAACTGGTCACTGGTTTTGCCGGCTATGCCCGTCCTCTCGTTGCCAGGTTTGAGCTGGGCGCAGCGCTCTTCATCGGCTGGGCTGGCTCTGTGCTCTGCATTTCAGGAGGACTCATATTCTGCCTCTCCTTGTCAGAGGGCTTCAGGCAAGTTTGTACAATTTAATGAAACAATGGTCAATTACAGAAAAGTATTACTTTGACAGACgtgttcccccccccccttccattTACTCAGTGTGTTATGTAATCTGTAAGTACTGTACGTATCTCAACATCATGTTGACTGAGACACAGAAATGGAAAGTTATCTATAATAGAGTAGACGGACCGTAAAGCTTGTCATTCAGTAAGGCAATGAAGCTGTTTAATATGAACTGTAATGAAGTTGTTTAAGTACTGGCATATCCAGGGATCACTGTCAACATCTTGTTTCATAGTGACAACAGTATAAGGACATGCACTGTATGTTGATGACTGAATGTTTTCTTTGTGTATAGTATCAACGCATTTATGTGAAAGTCACCTTGGGTGGGGGGCCTAGGGAACGAGTGCATAGGGTGGGATGAGGTAACAGGCTGCTTCAATAACTGTCACTACAATTGGCCTAGATCCGAGACTTCTCTGTCTTCTGAactcaaacttttttttttgttaccATGGAAAGGGAATGAGGACACTGTATATCTCAAAGGAGTAACCCTTAGT is a window from the Oncorhynchus tshawytscha isolate Ot180627B linkage group LG14, Otsh_v2.0, whole genome shotgun sequence genome containing:
- the LOC112267704 gene encoding claudin-10-like — protein: MSNMATEIVAFILTISGWILVCSTLPTDYWKVSSVDGTVITTATFWSNLWKTCVTDSTGVSNCKDFPSMLALDAYIQVCRGLMIASVCLGFFGATLALMGMKCTRIGGSESTKARLTGLSGLHFILNGLCSLTACSLYAHRITSEFFDPLFFAQKFELGAALFIGWAGSVLCISGGLIFCLSLSEGFRQVCTI